Part of the Vitis vinifera cultivar Pinot Noir 40024 chromosome 13, ASM3070453v1 genome is shown below.
CATGCAAAGGGGAAAGAGTTGACCTTAGTTTTTTGCCTGTAAAAGTAgacaaatcatatttaatcacATCTTTGGCATAACCATCTAGACCACCAATAGATTAATCTATATCCTCCCTGTAAAACTATATTCAAAACTACCCAATACAAACTCAATTCTACCCAACTCAAGAAGAAAGCATAACAGATCTTACAGCAGAAATTTCAAGAGAGAAAGTAgagaagcaaagaaaaagataaaggtGGTACCTTGTCAGCGTAGAAGTCGAATTGAAGAAGACTTTCACCACTGGACGATATGCGTTTTCCCATGCTCACATGATAGATCCCGAACACAATTTGCAAGAGGATGTATGGAAGTCCGACGACAAGCGCAAAAAGCATATATCTGGAATCCATAAATTAATGTTCCGAAAAACAAACGGAAAAATCCACTACTTCATCTACTGAAACCAGTCATGCATGTAACTCACCGGTAAGCGTGAACATCCTTAAACCGGAGCTTGAGCTCAGTGGAATTTACAACTATGGTTGCAGAGTTGGTGGTGAGGATGGTGAGCGATatcaaaatggaaatgaaagtGAGGAGCCTTAGTACAAGAGAAATAACTGGGGAGGGCGTAGAGGAAGAAGGCTCTGTCATCTTTTTGAAttaaagcttcaaaaatggCTATGCCTATGCTGCAGATCTGGTGCAATTGCTCTTTCATTTATACCAAGGCTTGAACATTGAAGCCGTGTCATCGTCCACCTTTTGGCCTTATCAACAAGTCACTTACAAGGTCAACATGTACCCAAGTTGTGCATATAATATCATGCAAGCTCGTTTTACCAAAAATAACTTGTCTATTTTGTTgacatataattaatttaataaattatcatttattaatttccaCAAGCTCTTTGTattatcttattattgttattaaagtcaataaatataGTTTATTATATTGTTGTAAAGCAATGTGTTACAATTtgctattttattatatttttctttttcacatgattttttttcttataatatatGACATATAGTTAAAAATGAATTCTTAACTCCGATCTAGGGGCATTATTTTATAGATTTAATTTGtgttcgatttttttttttataattaattttaaatttgtgtCATGTTTTTAGGTTAAATAGCATCAAATATGTTAGAAATGAGGTTGAGTGATGGTTATAGGCTTATAGCTGGGTAATTTTATCAAAGCTTGGGATTAATTTAATCAGAAATCTTATAGAAAAGAATGTGAAATGGGTgatttatatcttaaaaaacttTATGTAAGCAATTGAATCTTGAAGCAGAcgttatatatatacatataaatatgCCACCTAGTTGCAGTTGCTTGATCAGCAGGTAATGGAATTCTATGGCTGCTGGGAAGATGTTCATGGCAACTTCTGCTAGGTCAATGCGTACCTCAGCTTGCTAAAGATAGATGACAACTCATTTCCAAGAAGATTATTGACCAAATCAAATTAATCTTATGATTGAAGATTCTGTGAATTTGTTTGTTCATGGCACCCATTGATGTCATATTATGACCCTTGCTTTCATTTTAGTGTCTTAAGTTAATGACCAAGTGCTCTATGTTCTTATCAATCACAGTTTTGATATCAACTTTATTTGCCTAAATATGAATTGAAATACTCGTCGGCTCCAAGTTAGGAATTAAAGCACTAATGGAAAGTGTACTTTAGGATTCACAATTTGTGTAAATGGATTGTATTCATATCATACCAAAATTAGGCATTCTATTACTAGGTCAACCAAAATCCAATACGAATAATAGtcaaattaaaacataaatCCAGATATcgcctaattattaaataaataatatatcgaATAACTCATTCAATAATTGGaccattttatttaataatcaggCTGAATTACGTCTTATATAAGTTCATATAATTAATGTctcaatcaaacatgtttatcATTCAATAGAACTATCAATTACAAGTAAAAGATGATGGTCTTTTTTTTAACACACTTTTTgcttaaaaagaagaaaaaaatcatttgactCAACAATGGTAACTATCCCGCTTTCATTCTCTAGATATTCCATGATGCATTAGATTGATTGAGGAATGAAGTTGCAATATAAAATATAGCACACTCATTCAACTCTTATTTTTTGGGTGGGGATAGAAACATATGCAATAAATGTatcatgataaaaatattaaagcatATTGATTCCAAAGATCATGCACCTATTAAATATTGACTACAATTAAGCTTCTTTTCCAAAACCTTctatatgaaattaattaatctttatGGTATAAAGTGTGATGCTCAAATGAGCTCTACCATCGAATGTATCCACCTCTTTCAACACCTTAGTTGACAACTCTATCTCCCTCAATAATGCATCTCTTTAAACATAGTTGCTCAAGACCTATTAAAACTTACTCCTTTAAATTACATTTTATGTAGGGTATAATCATCTAACTCGCTCTTGAATGGTTAGGATCTCATGGGCTATCTTGATTGTTCTAGCCCTTGTTTTTTCATTATTCTTAAAAtagatggaaaagaaaaactaaatccTGACCATGTTTTATGGGCACTTGTTAGAATCAACTCTTACTCAATGCAAtagttacttttatttttaagaaaattacttCCCTATGTTGGTAGCATCAATCAAGATTTTGTGAGATGTTTGGACCATGCTTACTAACATATATGCCAAACCATTTCATGAcagaatgatgagaaacaaacaaataatcaatTGTTCATATGCATCAAGCAATATCTCCAATTGTATGCAGCGAGTGAAAATCTTTGTTGATTAACTTGAGCTTATTGTTGAATTCAATATCTCCAATTTTACTAGTTTCATTAAGTTAGACCTTTAATTATAATTCTTGTAACTGCAATAAAGCTTACACACCAAAATACCATAACATCACCAAGTGTTTgaccaattttttttgttgttcaaAATACTAGGTCTTTTTACATAGCaagtctaaaaaataaataaataaaaaatcagaaaaagagTCACTACGGTTTTTGTCTCAACAGTGTTTGCTTCATTCTTGTTCCTTATGGGGGCATCGTAGGCCAAATGTTAATTTCAAAGATCATGAGCAAATTAAAGCAAATATTGATTCCAAATATCATGGTCAACCATTGCATTagtactttcttttctttttcaaattatgCAATATATAGATCctctattattttcctatttgttaTATAGTTTCTCTTCTTaggttatatttaatttctactTCTAAATTAGAGCAAACTTTTGTATAAAAGAAACACAATCAATGAATACAATCGAGCTTCTTTCCCAAAACTTGTccaaaattcttataaaaaaaaaaggacatgcCTCCAATTACATCACAAAAGTTGTGATTACATGGTATTAATTGACTCTAAATCCTCATTTGAGATCCACAATCTTTTTCTATAACAGTTAAATTTTCTTAGGCAGTGCTAAGGATGAGAAAACTGATGATACTGCAGTGAACAAGAAGGCAAGGAGAAGGAGGCTGGCAGCTGCACTTCCCTTATtgaaaaatttgttagcacCCGAGGATGCTTCCTTCAGATCTATGGTAGCACCAAATGCTGCACCAACCCCTGTGGCTAGTACATAGGATATCACCTGTACAAACCATACTTATGTTAAACTTCATGGGCTTAGCCCAATGTGAATATTGCAGGCCTAGGTTTCTGGTAGTCCTTATTGGGCCAGGCCTGGGGAACGTTTGGGAAGCTGAGAAATGGTGGAATGTTTTAAGAGTGGATGGAGAATGGACCCATCTTTTGATAGTCGAGTGGGACTGTGGGATAAGGTCGATTGAACAATATAGATGTTTAAAGCCCAAGGCCAATGTATTGAATGGGTGATTGAAGCACCAGTACAAGCCCATGGATCAAGCGTGGCCTCCATCAAAGTCAGCCGACAGATTAGGGCTAGTTCTAAGAGAAAATAGAGTTGTTtcctattctttaaaatttttaaaaaatatattgaaaataatacttTTTATGACATGgttctaaattatttattttatactcgAAAGAAAAGGTGGACTAAGGAAATATATGAAGGTTGCACCTTATCGCCGTAGAAGTCGAATTGATAGAGTCCATCACCACTGCTTAAGCGTTTTCCCATGCACACCTGATAGATTGTGAAAGCAATTTGCAAAAGGGTATATGCAAATCCCACCACAAGCGTAAAAACCATGTACCTGCAATCCACAAAAAGctccaaatcaaacaatatggtgaagaaaagaaaaagaacaagttCTCAACCTCAACTCTATAAATATGTCTAATTcactaatatttataatattttaaaataatttttttaataaaaatttttaagagtGTTTCTTAACATTACtctcaaataaattaataattacctGTAGGAGTAGACATCTTTAAAGTGGAGCTTCACTTTACCGTAATCGGAAGATAAGGTGGTGGTGTTGGTGATGAGGACGATGAATGATATCGAAATGGAAATTAGGGTCAGGATCCTTAATACAAGTGCAGCAACAGGGGAAGGAGGCTTCATCTTTGTGCCTTTAGGGTTCAAAAATGGCTGTGTTTATAGTGCAATTGGTCTTCATTTATACAAGGTTTGGTGGTGTGCCACCATTTACTTTTTGGCCTTATAGTGCACCGACCACGTAAACATTCCTCCCAGTCATAATCCATTAGGGATTAGTTATAAGTTCACTTTGAAGTTTGGCCATTGCGAGAAGCCGGGTTCATTGACTAAGAAAATAGTGGGAGTGCGGTCATCAAATATCTAATTGAACAGCCCCCTTGTTGCCTCTATCCTTTGGACTTTTTTAGCTTCAGATGGAGAAGAGCACAATAAAATCTCATGGCACAACCAGAACCCCTCATCATGAACTCATTCAACGTCACTCCTAACTTTGGGTTTGAGCTCTAAAATGGACATGAACACTCCATCTGAATCTAAGCAATGGTACTCACTCTATCAACTATTAAAGATGACTCACGGTTTTAAAACACGTTTACAAGATTAAGaggagttcatacttatataaagCTAAAAACTTTCCCCCCTatggccaaacaaaccccaccCAACCGTATGAATATTGTTTGTTTTAGACTTAAAGGAGCCCTTACAGCTTTAATACAAGTTTACAAGATTAAGAaaagcctctacatatataatGTTAGAAACTTTCCCCCTTATCCAATGTAGGACATcataaattacaaattaaaataatacatcatctcattttaattaatttataagtattaataattaataggAAATTGAATATTTTACATAATTTGATGTCCTCAAATCTTTCTAGTTTTGTCACTTTAGTGACTAACCAGCTAACCAATATGGATCTTAAAAGAATAGTGATAGTGCAACAAATTAGtacataattttaattcatatacaagaagtaaatttgagatttgaaatattataagcaaatatattaatataatctaaaattttcaattataaataaGGCCCCTAAGTTTTCATAGGCCTTACACTAAAATTTCCAACTATCGTCAAATCCACCATACTATTTATCTCCTCTGATGAGGAAATCCGGAGACCAAAAACCTCCATGGTAGAGTCATCACCTTCTCGTGTTGCCACCGCCTCTTCCCCTAAAGAGAAGAATTGGATGGATGATAGAACATCTCGGACTCGAGGAAGGTGACATCCATAGTAACATAGTGCCGCCTGTTTGTTGGATCATAGCACCAGTAACCTTTTTGATTGGTGGCATAGCCGAGAAAGAGACAACGACGAGCACAAGGGTTGAGTTTGGTGCGTTGGTTGTAGTGAAGATGAATGTAGACAACGCATCCAAAGGTTCGGGGAGGAAGCGTCGTAGTTGACATCATTGATATACTCACGGCTAAGGCCTGTAGAGGTGTTTTGAAACCCATAATTGGAGATGGCATTCAATTGATGAGATGCTTAGCAATTGTAACCGCATCAGGCCAATGAGAACTAGGTACATGTGCACCTAATAGGAAGACACATGTGGTCTCAAGAATATGGCGATTCTTATGTTCTATTATACCATTTTGCTCTGGAGTATGAGGACACGAGGTTTGATGTATCAACCCATGCAGGTGGAAGTACTCCTAGAATTGTCGATTTATGTATTCACTGTCATTATCAGAGCGAAAGACTCTGAGTTTGGCAGAAAATTGGGTTTGAATCATTGTGTGAAAAGAGCAAAAGATAGTAAAAACCTTATCTTTGTTTTTCAGTAGGTAGAGCCACGTCATTTGAGTGCAATCATCAACAAAGAGAACAAACTAGCGATAACCCGATAGAGTAGATTTTGGGGATGCTCCCCACACATCAGAATAAATTAAGCTACAAGGTACATCACTCATATTGTTATGTAAATGATAAACTGCTAGCTAACTTTTGTCCAAAATACAGGTTTCACATTGAAAATCTGAGATGgagaaattagaaaataaaataggtaGTAAATGTTTCAAATATCCAAATGACGGATGGTTGAGTCGTCGATGCCAAAGCCAGATTTGTTCTATTATGGAATCACCTGAATGTCCCACATGATGTGTCTGTCCCATTTTGAAATCATCCATATAGTAGAGTCCCCCCTTCTTAGTACCACGCTCAAAAATTTACTTCGTGAGAATATCCTAGATAAAGCAAAAATCAGGGTACATCAATGTTACACAATTTAAGTCCTTAGCAAGTTGACTGACAGAAAGCAGTTTATGAGATATGAATGGCACAAATAATGTATGGGAGAGTGACAGAGCTGGTGATAGCATCATAGTTCCAGCCCCTTGTATCGATGAAATAGTGCCATTAACATTCGCAATGCTAGTTCGCCTAGAAGCGGTATGCTGACAAAAGTCTTATGCATGAAATGTCATATGATCTGTGGCTCCAGAATCTAGGATCCACAAGTTGTACTCATTGCTTCTAGTAGATCCAAGAGATGTTATACTTGACGTGTTGTTGGTAGAGTCATTAGGAATTAGAGACAGTTGGGGTTCTACTGTTGCTACTACCGTTTTACCAGTATTGAGCTCAATATTGGTGCCATtacgtttctttttttttaagctgGAGCTCGTGCCATCAGTCTGGGTATCCATAGAGCTTAAAGCAAGTGTCTTGTGTGTGTTTGGAATTTCCACAATGGGAGCACTTTAAGTCTTCTATCCGTTGCTTTGAATTTGGACCAGTGGGATTAGATTTATTGAGTACTAAAACTTCATCTTTGTCAAATGGGTGGGGTCCCGTTTTCAGCCCCTTGGAAGCCAACCCAGTTCTCATCCCTTCATCAGAACCATTCCCCATCACTGTCTATCGCACTATTTCCCTCAGAACACATGCGTAGGCTTGCTCAATCGTCGGAAATGGTTGCATCTGTAGCATGGTGCTCTTGACTTGGTCGAGTAATCAAGGTCGTCAAGGAACACATAGACCCTCTCCTCCTGGAGAATTTTGGTGTACCGTTGCACATCCTTAGGGCACTCCATGGGGTTTGGTCGTCAAAAATCTATTTCCCTCCACAAGCCTTGCAACTCGTTATAAAAGTTCTCTAGAGATCCACCATTTTGTCATAGCCTACTCACCCGTCATTGGAGCTCATACACCTGAGTAGTGTCACTCCCATAAAGAAAATGATAGTGATGGTGTCCCAAACCTCTTTCACAATGGGATACTGAATGAATGTGCTAACAAGGGATGAATCCATGGTGTTGTTGAGCTAGCCTTTGACGACGACGTTTTTGGTTCTCCATCGTTGAAATAATGGATCAGTTGGAACAAGTTGGGGTAAATCACCGTTAATGTACCCTAATTTGTCTCTCCCATAGATAAACATCTCCACAACTTGGGACCATAGTGCATAATTCGATCAATTGAGTTTTATGTTGATTAGGGCAGTATTCGTCGTTGCAGTTGGGGTCGAGGCCTTGTTCAGCACCTCGGCCATCTTCATGGTGAGTTATGATAAAATAGAGGTTGTCATTGGTGGAAACCCTTCCATCTGAGAGTCTGATTCAGACATTTTTCTAGGTCATTGTTAGGTTGTCGGGGTTGGGTAGAATCAAGGAGTTGATACCAAAGAGCAGAAACAAatctgctctgataccatgttgacgAGAAAGagaataatttgtatatatggAATCTGTATACACAATTGATGTATTAAAATGGTTACAAAGGAGCTCAATATATAGCCCATATACGATCTAAATTTGTCTAAAAAAATGTCTAAGGAAAGTTGACCCTATAGAGTAGTAATTTGTTCCTTTCAGATATGTCTTATCTAATCCCTTCAGTTATGCTTGTAACGTATGGATTATACAACTCATGTCCACATGAGTTTCTTGCCAGAGATTGGGGTCCTTGTGAGGACACCTCTGGTGCAGAGAGATCGATGTGATCAGTCACCATTTTGGACGTGTGTCAAtggagctctgataccatgtcttgctaaagaaaataaaaggaacaGGACTGTTGCAGAAAATAGAGCGCAAACCAAAAAAATAGAGTGTTATAAAATTCTAGATTGAAAGAGTGGAAACGTGTTCTTTCATTCATCATCTGATTGCTTTACATgtgtttttatatcaaaatttcttGAATCTAACTCTGGTTACCAACTAACTATAGTTACTAACTTACCATAATTACAGATACATAGGTTAGCTAACTTCCTAACTGAATTTGGTTAGCTTAACAAGAAATGCCTACAAAACAAAGAATGTCTAAGGACAGTCTCGGAGATCCCTCTCCTATGCTTAAGTTAGTATCCTTCTAGTAGAAAAGAAAGgtaagagagaaagaagagatcgAGAGCCCCTTGTCTaaggtttttttctttcatagtCAAAATGTCGTTGAATCCATGGGCCTTTTTCCTAGTCTAATGTGAGTCTATAAGATGAAGTGGGCTTACCCCAAATGCTGGATTGGGGCCTGCTTTATAGTTGATGTATGGACCATGGGCTATAATGAATCCCCAACAGATGTTACTCTTTCCAATTTAGGGGTGtttatttaaaagtaaattattatgtaattaaaatctttaaaaatgttaaaattattttatcttatgataaaaacatttttgaaatttatttttcaaacagaTACAACAATAGTAATAAGTAATTACTCTATTTCTACTCCTTATATTGCCAAATGCAAAAATAAGCCCACTTTCCCAAACACATCCTAGCCTTGTGttgttttatttatcttaatgtTTGGTTGTATATTTTATGTGGAATTAATTTGTGACTACTACTACTACCACGTTTAAgaaatgtttaattttgttaagtCATGACTAGGTAAATTTTCACTATCTGTATGATATTTTATGAGCTACTTgaactatcattttttttccccatacaATTTGGTACTGAAATTCACAAATATGTATTTTCTACGATTTAGTATTAGAGCCAAATTGGTCAAGGACCATTTGTCCAAAGTGCAAGGGTCAAAGGCCACTTGTTCAAGGTGTTACATGGTAAAGTACCAATGAGTCGAAGTGCTGTAAGGGATCATGAAAAAATGTGTTCCGAGATTGAAGAGTTGATTGGTCTAAGAACAAAAGCTTGTTGGTGGGGAGAGGACAAGAAGCTATGATGACAGATTTTAGTATGAGCATACTCACAAAGTTGAGTAACTACAACTATAAAAAATTGGGAGACTAAAGTCAAATCCTACTCAAGGGAC
Proteins encoded:
- the LOC100253037 gene encoding CASP-like protein 4D1 gives rise to the protein MKPPSPVAALVLRILTLISISISFIVLITNTTTLSSDYGKVKLHFKDVYSYRYMVFTLVVGFAYTLLQIAFTIYQVCMGKRLSSGDGLYQFDFYGDKVISYVLATGVGAAFGATIDLKEASSGANKFFNKGSAAASLLLLAFLFTAVSSVFSSLALPKKI